TGACCCGCTGCCGACCGGACGCACGAACGACAGCGGGGCCGGCAGGCATCACGCCCACCGGCCCCGCCCCGTGATCAGCCGATCAGGCCGCGTTCACCGAGACGTCGTCCAGCACGAACGAGGTCTGGTAGGACCAGTCCTCCGCGCCGGTGAAGCTCAGCGTCACGCTCTGGCCCGCGTAGGCACCCAGGTTGAAGGTGCGCACCGCGTAGCCGGAGGGGTTGAGGTTGGTGTAGGTGGCCAGCGTGGTGCCGTTGGCCTGGATGGTGAAGGTGTCGAACACCTCGGGCTCGTACTCCGCGGTGGTGATCTTCAGCCACAGCGACAGGGTGGTGTTGGCGCACCCGGCCGGGACGGTGACGGTCTGGGACAGCGTCTCGGTCTGCGTGTAGCCGTAGCCGCTGATCCACGCGGACCGCGAGCCCGACCGGGGCGCGCCGTCGCCGGTCCACGCGCCGATCGTCCAGGTGGCGTTGGACCAGCCGGTCGTGCCGCTCTCGAAGCCGCCGTTGGCGACCTTCTCACCGGGCGCGGAGCAGGAGCCGCCCGGCGGGTTGATCGTCCAGGTGAACGTCACCGACGCGGTCTTGGCCGCCGAGTCCGTCACGGTCGCGGTCACGGTGTAGGTGCCCGCGGTGGTGGGGGTGCCGGAGATCAGCCCGCTGGAGGCGTTGAGCGACAGGCCGGGCGGCAGGCCGGTGGCCGACCACGTGTACGGCGGCGTGCCGCCGGTGGCCTTGAGCTGGAGGCTGGTGGCCGTGCCGACGCTACCGGTTTGGTTGCCCGGCGGGGTGATCGACGGGGTGCCCGGGCCGGGGCCGCCGCCGGTGTTGACGAACAGCAGGCGGTTGGGGGAGCCGGTGCCCGGGCTGGTGATCTTGTTCGCGGTGGAGTTGGTGACCATGGCACTGGCCACCTGCGCGGGCGTCAACGACGGCGTGGCGCCGAGCAGGAGGGCCGCGCCGCCCGCGACGTGCGGGGTGGCCATCGACGTGCCGCTGATGGTGTTGGTCGCGGAGTCGCTGGTGTTCCAGGCCGAGGTGATGTTCTGGCCGGGCGCGAAGATGTCGGTGCACGTGCCCCAGTTGGAGAACGAGGCTCGGGCGTCGGTGTTGGTCGACGCGTTCACCGTGATCGCCTCGGCGACGCGCGCCGGGGTGAAGTTGCACGCGTCGGCGTTGGAGTTGCCCGACGCCAGGGCGTAGGTGACGCCGTCGGCGATCGAGTTGCGGACCGCGTTCTCGGTGGTGGCGTCGCTGCCCTGGCCGCCCAGGCTCATGTTGGCCACGGCCGGGCCGGAGGTGTGGTGCCCGGTGACCCAGTCGATGCCCGCGGCGACACCGGCGAACGAGCCGGAACCGGCGCAGTTGAGCACCTTGACCGCGATCAGCGTGACGCCCTTGGCCACGCCGTGCGCGGTGCCGCCGACCGTGCCGGCGACGTGCGTGCCGTGGCCGTTGCAGTCGGTGTTGTTGCCGTCCCCGGTGGTGTTGGTGCCCCACGAGGCCCGGCCGCCGAAGTCGCTGTGGGTGGTGCGGATGCCGGTGTCGATGATGTACGCGGTGACGCCGGAGCCGTTGTTCGGGTAGGTGTAGCTGGAGTCCAGCGGCAGGTCGCGCTGGTCGATGCGGTCCAGCCCCCACGACGGCGGGTTCGGCTGGGTGTCGAACGCCTCGACCGTGCCGTTCTGCTGGACGTAGGCCACGTTCGGCTCGGCGGCCAGGCGGCGCGCGGCCCGTTCGGACAGCGTGCCCGCGAAGCCCTTGAGGGCGTGGCGGTAGGTGAAGTCGACCTTGGCGCGGTACTTCGCGCTCAGGTCGGCGGTGAGCGCGTCGGCGCTCTGCGCGGACAGGTCGTTGTAGACGACGATGTAGCTGTCCTTGATCGGGTTCGCGGCCCCGAGGACGTCGCCTTCGGCCGCGGCCGGACCGGCCGTGGCGGTGAGCGCCAGCGCGGTGGTCGCGGCGGTGGCTAAGGCGAGCAGTGCTCGTCTGGCTCCGCGGACGTCTCCCATCAGGGTTCTCCCTCGTGCAGGGGTTCCCGACAGACCCGATGACGGCTCGGGCCGGCCGGAGGAGTGGAGTTTCCCGGACACGTACGCGCGGACGTGGTCGGGAACGTTAGAGGAGTCCTCACCGCCCGACAATCGGCCGGCAGGGCGAACGACCTGCGGTAATCCGAATGGCGGCGACTAGTGGTCGCTGGTCTCCATCCCTTCAGTGTTGCCTGAACGCAACAGCTACGCTCCCAGGTCATCCGGCTGCGGGAGGGGGACGGGAGATGGCGGAGGAGGTCCGGCGCGGTGTGCGCGGGCGGCGCGAGCCCGGCCACAGCCCCGCCTCGCCGTCCGGGGCGGCTGGTGGGATGGGGGCATGTCCCCAGGGCTGCCGGGATGACCACGTCGAACCTCGGCGCGGGCACGTCGCTGCGCCGGCTGCTGGCCGCGACGGCGGTGTCCGACTCGGCCAACGGGGTCTTCGCCGTCGCGGCGGTCCTGGGTGCCCGGCAACTCGGCGGCTCGGCGCCCGCCGTCGCCGCGGTGGGCGCCGCCGCGACCCTGCCCTGGCTGCTGGCCGTGCCCGCGGGGATGCTCGTCGACCGGGTCGACCGGGCCCGCGCCATCACCGCCTGCAACCTGGGCCGCGGTGCGCTGATGCTGGCCCTGGGCGCGCTGCTGCTGATCGGCGCGCCGGCCGTGCCCGCCCTGGTGGTCGTGGTCTTCGGGGTCGCGGTTCTCCAGACCGTGGTGGACACCGCGGCCGAGTCGCTCGTCCCGGACCTCGTCCGGGCGGCCGAGCTGACCAGGGCCAACGGCTACCTCGCCGTGTCGACGCGGCTGTGCCACCAGGCCGTGGGCCCGTTGGCCGCCGGGCTGCTGTTCGAGGTGTCCGCACCCACCCCGGTCCTCGTCGCCGGTGTCGGCTGTGCGGCGGCCGTGGTGCTGTTGCGCGGTGCGCGGGCCCGTCCGACCGCGCCGGCTTCGCCGGCCCGCCTGCGGACCGGGGTCGTCCTCATCGCCCGCTCGCCGGTGCTGGCCGCGACCGTCGCGGTGAGCGCGCTCACCACGCTGGTCAACGGCGCTTTCATGACGGTGTTCGTGCTCTACGCCATCAGCCCCGGCCCGTTGGGGCTCGGCGAGTCGGAGTACGGCCTGCTGCTGGCCCTGGTCGGCCTGGGCGCGGCCGGCGGCTCGGTCCTGACCTCGCGGTTCGAGGCCCTGGTGGGGCGGGGGCACCTGCTCTGGCTGACGCGCGTGGGGTGGGCCGCGGTGTTCGCCGCGCCGGTGTTGCTGAGCGGTGTGGCGCTGGTGGTCGTCGTGACCCTCGGCAGCTTCGTCGGGGGGATGTGGTCGGTGCTGGCCATGACCGCGCGGCAGCGGAACTCCGAGCCGCGGCACCGGGGGCAGGTGGCGGGCGCGTCCCGCATGATCACCTACGGGTGCGCCCCGATCGGGGCGGGGCTGGGCGGCGTGCTCGGCGAGTTCCTGGAACCCCGGGCGATCTTCCTGGGGGCCGCCGTCGCCACCCTCGCCACGATCCTGTTGCTGCGACCCGCTCGATAGTTTCAGTGTTGACCGAAAATAAACCATTCAGAGGCGGGCGCACCCCTAACAACCACCCAGGAAAGGCGATTTCCCGGGTATGAGGGCGCGGAAGTGGTTGGTCGTGGCGGGGGCGGGGCTGCTCGTCGTCCAACTGGTGCTGCTCGGCGCGGTGCCGAGCTGGGCCTGGCTGACGCGGTGGTGGCCCGCGCTCGCCGGTGTGCTGGTGCTGCTCGTGGCGGTGGTCTTGGTGCTGCGGGGCGGGGGAGCGGGGGAGGGGAGGCCGCACGACTGGCAGCGGACCACCGGCCTGGTGACCGCGCTGACGGCGGTCGGGGCGCTGGTGTTCACCGGCCTGTCGCTGCGGTCGACCCAGCAGCAGGTGGCCGTCGCCGAGCAGGCCCAGCTCACCGACCGCTACCTGCGCGCGGTGGAGCAGTTGGCCAACGAGGGGGAGGGGAAGGTCCACCTGCGCATCGGCGGCATCTACGCGCTGGGGCGCGTCGCCGTGGACTCGCCGCGCGACCAGGGCGCGGTGGAGGAGCTGCTGGCGGCCTTCGTCCGGGACCGGAGCCCGCGCCACGCCGGCAGCGCCTGCCCGGAGACGCCGGTGGACGTGCAGGCCGCGTTCGCGGTGCTGGCGCGGCGGGCGCCGCAGGGGGAGCGCGGTCTGGTCGACCTGCGGGACACCTGCCTGACCAAGGTCAGCGCGCCGGAGGCGAACCTGGACCAGGTCTCGCTCGCGGGTGCCGACCTGACCGACGCCAACCTGTACCACGCCCAGATGGGGTTGACGTCGTTCGTCAACGCCACCCTGGTGCGGGTCCGGTTCGACAGCGCCCGGTTCGACGCCTACACCTTCGTGGAGGGGGCGGACCTGACCGGGGCCGATCTCCGGTACGCCGACCTGTCCGGGGTGCGGTTGGAGCGGGTGAACCTGTCGGGGGCCGACCTGACGGAGGTCAAGCACGAGCACGCCGACGTCTCCGGTGCGATCAAGAACGCGAAGACCGTCGGTGCCTGGTGGTAGTCGACTCGATAACTTCAGTGTTGACTAAAAATCAATCCACAGCCGGAAGTCGTCGAAGAACGAGAGGAAAAACAACAACGAAGCACGCCCCTCCGCGACCGCGTTGGATCACCTGAAGCATGCCGTGGTGGTTGGTGGCGATGCGTCGGGCGATGGACAGGCCGAGTCCGGTGCCGCCGGTGTCGCGGGTGCGGGCGTCGTCGAGGCGGGTGAAGCGGTCGAAGACGCGTTCGCGGTCTTCGGGCGGGATGCCGGGGCCGTCGTCGAGGACCTCCAGGACTGCCTGATCGTCGGCGGCGTCGAGGCGGACGGTGATGGCCGTGGTGGCGTGCCGTTCGGCGTTGTCGAGGAGGTTGCCCAGCAGGCGGTCGAGCAGGGGGCGGCTGCCGCGTACCGGCACCGGGTGGTCGGGGAGGTCGACGTCGAGGGTGTGGTGGGTGCGGCGGCGGTCGGTGTGGTCGCGCACCAGTTCGGTGAGGTCGACGGTGCCGTCGTAGCCGGTGGTGGTGTGGTCGAGGCGGGTGAGCAGGAGCAGGTCGCCGGCCAGGTCCTGGAGGCGGTGGGTGTCGGCGAGGGCGGCGTCGACGACGGCGGGCCAGTCGGCCTGGCCGGGGTGCGTGGTGGCGATCTCCAGTTCGGCGCGGAGGGCGGCGATGGGGCTGCGGAGTTCGTGGGAGGCGTCGGCGACGAAGCGGCGGTTGTCCTGGACGGCGGTTTCCAGCCGGTCCAGGGTGGCGTTGACGGTGTTGGCCAGGGCGGCGATCTCGTTGCGGGTGCGGGGTACGGGGACGCGGCGGGTGAGGTCGTGTTCGGTGATGTCGGCCATTTCCCGGCGGATGGCTTCCACGGGTCGCAGTACGCGTGCGGTGGCTGTCCACACGACTGCGCCGAAGACGGAGAGCATGCCGAGCACGGTGGCCGTGGTGGCGAGGACGAGCCCGTTGACGGTGTTCTGTGTTCGGTCGAATCGGGCCTTTTCTTCGGTCGGTATGTCGTCGGTCCGTGTGTAGAGGAGCCGGTTCTTGGTGTCCACGGTTATTTTGTAGCCTTCGTCCGGTGGGCCGGAGAAGGGGAAGAGGGAGAGTTTCGGGATGAATTGCGTGGATGTGTGGGAAGCGGTGTAGGTGGAGTTCTCGGACGAGATCGCCAGTTGTCCTGTGCGGTCTGTGCAGAGCGTGGTCGGTTCCGGTCCTCTCGTGGTGGTCGACGGTGTTCTGGTGAGGCACAGGGTGGTGGTTTTCGTCATGCCCAGTTCGGGGCGTGACAGGTCGTCTTTCATGGTGAGGAGGTTGAAGTAGGCGAGTGTGGTGATCGGTATCGCCATGACCAGGACCGCGATGGCGGTGACTCTCGCGCGGAGTGAGCGGGGGGTGTGGTGCGGTTCCGTCATGTCCGTACTGTGCACCACTCGCCGGTGTATTCCTGAAGGATGTTTCAGGGTGGGGGTGGCCCGTAAGGACGGGCGACCCCCACTCCGGTGTTTCAGCGGCCGATGTATTCCCGCAGGTGGCGTGCGGTGAGGGTGTCGGCGGTGTCGACGAGGTCGGCGGGGGTGCCGGTGAAGACGATGCGGCCGCCGTCGTGGCCGGCGCCGGGGCCGAGGTCGATGATCCAGTCGGCGTGGGCCATGACGGCCTGGTGGTGCTCGATGACGATGACGGTGTTGCCGGTGTCGACGAGGCGGTCGAGCAGGGCGAGGAGTTGGTCGACGTCGGCGAGGTGGAGGCCGGTGGTGGGTTCGTCGAGGATGTAGGTGGTGGCTTTCTCGGCCATGTGGATGGCGAGCTTGAGGCGCTGTCGTTCGCCGCCGGAGAGGGTGGTGAGGGGTTGGCCGAGGGTGAGGTAGCCGAGGCCGACGTCGACGAGGCGGTCGAGGATGGTCTTGGCGGCTTTTTCGGTGAAGAAGTCGCGGGCTTCGGTGACGGGCATGGTGAGGACGTCGCTGATGTTGCGGCCGCGCAGCCGGTAGGCGAGGACTTCGGGGGTGTAGCGCTTGCCTTCGCATTCTTCGCAGGTGGTGGCGACGCCGGCCATCATGGCGAGGTCGGTGTAGACGAGGCCGATGCCCTTGCACTTGGGGCAGGCGCCTTCGGAGTTGGCGCTGAAGAGGGCGGGTTTGACGCCGTTGGCCTTGGCGAATGCGGTGCGGATGGGGTCGAGCAGGCCGGTGTAGGTGGCGGGGTTGGAGCGGCGTGAGCCGCGGATGGCGGATTGGTCGACGGTGACGACGCCGTCGTGGCCGGCGAGTGAGCCGTGGATGAGGGAGCTCTTGCCGGAGCCGGCGACGCCGGTGACGACGGTGAGGACGCCGAGGGGGATGTCGACGTCGACGTCGTGGAGGTTGTGGAGGTTGGCGCCGGTGATGTGGTGGTGGCCGGTGGGGGTGCGGGGGTGGTCGCGGAGTCGGGCGCGGTGGTCGAGGTGGCGGCCGGTGGGGGTGTCGGACTTGCGGAGGTCGGTGACGGAGCCGGTGAAGGTGATGTGGCCGCCGTTGGTGCCCGCGCCGGGGCCGAGGTCGACGACGTGGTCGGCGATGGTGATGGTTTCGGGTTTGTGCTCGACGACGAGGACGGTGTTGCCCTTGTCGCGCAGGCGGAGGAGGAGGTCGTTCATGCGTTGGATGTCGTGGGGGTGGAGGCCGACGGTGGGTTCGTCGAAGACGTAGGTGACGTCGGTGAGGGCGCTGCCGAGGTGGCGGACCATCTTGACGCGTTGGGCCTCGCCGCCGGAGAGGGTGGCGGCGGGTCGGTCGAGGCTGAGGTAGCCGAGGCCGATCTCGACGAGGGAGTCGAGGAGTTCGCGGAGGTTGGTGAGCAGGGGGGCGACGGCGGGGTCGGTGATGGTGCGGGCCCAGTCGGCGAGGTCGCTGATCTGCATGGCGGAGCAGTCGGCGATGGTGACGCCGTTGATCTTGGCGGAGAGGGCGGCCTGGTTGAGGCGGGTGCCGTCGCAGTCGGGGCAGGTGGTGAAGGTGACGGCGCGGTCGACGAAGCGGCGGATGTGGGGTTGGAGGGATTCGCGGTCCTTGCCGAGGAAGAGGCGTTGGACTTTGACGAGGAGTCCTTCGTAGGTGACGTTGGTCTTGCCGATCTTGACCTTGGTGGTGTCGCGGTGGAGGAAGTCGTGCCATTCCTGGTCGGTGTAGTCGGTGAGGGGTTTGTCGGGGTCGAAGAAGCCCGAGGCGATGTAGGTCTGGACGTACCAGTTGTCGACGGTGAAGCCGGGGACGGTGATGGCGCCCTGGTTGAGGCTCTTGGTGCGGTCGACGAGTTGGTCGATGTCGGTGGTGGTGGTGCGGCCGAGTCCTTCGCAGGTGGGGCACATGCCTTCGGGGAGGTTGAAGCTGAAGGCGCCGGAGGTGCCGACGTGGGGTTGGCCGAGGCGGCTGAAGAGGATGCGGAGCATGGTGTGGGCGTCGGTGGCGGTGCCGACGGTGGAGCGCGAGTTGGCGCCCATGCGTTCCTGGTCGACGATGATGGCGGCGCCGAGGTTGCGCAGGTCGTCGACGTCGGGGCGGCCGAGGTTGGGCATGAAGGACTGGATGAACGCGGTGTAGGTCTCGTTGATGAGGCGTTGGGACTCGGCGGCGATGGTGCCGAAGACCAGGGAGGACTTGCCGGAGCCGGAGACGCCGGTGAAGACGGTGAGGCGGCGTTTGGGGATGTCGAGGCTGACGTTTTTGAGGTTGTTCTCGCGGGCGCCTCGGACTTGGATGACGTCGTGGCTGTCGGCGATGGTGCCCATGCCGGTGTCCCCCTGGTTTTGTTTATGGCGTAAAGTGATGCGGGCACGATACTTTACGCCGTAAGGGGTGGCAAGTGGCGATCTTCGCTGGGCAGGGCGACGCCCGCCGGTCGATGCGGCTGCTGTGGCGGGACCCGGCGCCGCCGGGGCCGGGGTTGAGCCTGGAGGCGGTCGTGGCGGCGGCGATCGAGCTGGCCGACCGGGACGGCATGGCGGCGGTGTCGATGCGGGCGGTGGGCCGGCGGCTCGGGCGCACCGCGATGGCGCTCTACACGTACGTGGCGGACAAGGCCGAGCTGGTCGACCTGATGTACGACCAGGTGCTGGGCGAGCTGCCGGCGGACTACCCGCTCGACGACGGGTGGCGGGCGGCGCTGACGGCGTGGGCGCGCGACGGGCGGGCGTTCTACCTGCGCCACCCGTGGGTGCTGCAGGTGTCGCAGGCGCGGCCGGTGCTGGGGCCCCACGAGTTCGCCTCGCTGGAGACGCTGGTGCGGATCGTGCGGGGGACGGGGCTGGCGCCCGACGTGCTGCGGGGCGTGGTGGGGGCGCTGATGCAGTTCGTGCGGGGCGCGGCGGCGGTGATCGCGGACGCCCGCAGCGCCGCCGCGGCCACCGGCGTGAGCGACGAGGAGTGGTGGTACTCCCGCTCGCCGCTGCTGGAGGAGGTGGCGCCGGACTTCGCCGAGCGGTTCCCGCTGGCGACGTGGGTGGGGGCGGAGGACCCGCCGGAGGTGCCGGGGGACGAGTGCGCGCCGTACCTGGAGCGGGACGCGGTGCACAACTTCGACGTGGGGCTGCGGGTGCTGCTCGACGGCATCGAGGCGGCCGTGGCGCGGGGCGGGGAGTGAGCCGAGGCGGGTGGGGCCTGTGTCATCCGGGTGCCTGTCGGTGTCCTGTGGGACGCTGAGGCGGGGAGAGGGGGCGGCCTCACTCGCGGAGGTGGCCGCACGGGTTCGGGCGGCGTGTTCGACGGGCGAGCGGGCGCGGGCCGCGCCGGAGCGGGCGGAGGAACCGGAGCTGTCGAGCACGGCGGCCGAGGTGAACGCCGTGCCGGACCGGGTCATCGGATGGGGGCATCGGGCCCTCGTCGGGTCGAGGCCGAGGCCGGCCGGATCGGCCTGGTACCCCACGCCGTCCCGGTGACCAGAGACCGGGCCCGCCCCAACGCCCCAACACCCAACGCCCCGACGAGTCCCGGTCGAGCGGAACTCCCGTGAAGCACGGCCCCGGACTGAAGTACCGTGCGCCGGTGCTCCAACCTCAGATCGTCACGCGACTGCGCGCCGCCGGCTGCGTGTTCGCCGAGGACGAGGCCGCCCTCCTGCTCGAAGCCGCCCGCACCCCCGCCGAACTGGAGGACATGACCGCCCGGCGCGTCGCCGGGCTGCCCCTGGAACAGGTCCTGGGGTGGGCGGAGTTCTGCGGGCTGCGCATCGCCGTCGAACCCGGCGTGTTCGTGCCGCGCCAACGCACCCGGCACATGGTCGACCTGGCCGTCGACAGGCTCCGCGCGGGCGCGGTGGTGCTCGACATGTGCTGCGGCACCGGCGCCGTCGCCGCCGCGATCGCCCACCGGGTGCCCGGGATCGAGGTGCACGCCGCCGACGTCGAACCCGCCGCCGTGCGCTGCGCCCGCCGCAACCTGCCCGGCGGGCACGTCTACCAAGGCGACCTGTACGCGCCACTACCGGGTGAACTGCGCGGTCGGGTCGACGTGCTGGTGGCCAACGCGCCCTACGTGCCCAGCGACGAGATCGCCCTCATGCCGCCCGAGGCGCGCGACCACGAACCCCGCGTCGCCCTCGACGGCGGCACCGACGGGGTGGACGTGCAGCGGCGCGTCGTCGCCGGGGCGGGGGAGTGGCTGGCACCCGGCGGACGGCTGCTCATCGAGACCGGCGCCCGCCAGGCCGCCACCACCGCGGCGGCGTTCGCGGCCGCCGGGCTGCGGGTCGAGGTGGCCGCCCGCGAGGAACTGGCGGCCACGGTCGTCATCGGGACGCGGTCAGGAACGCCCGCCACACCCGCGGGCTGAACGCCAGCTCGGGGCCGGTGTGCTTGGAGTCCCGCACACCCACCGCGCGGGGCGCGAACGCCACCTCGACGCAGTTGCCCTCCGCCCCGCTGGTGCCGCTGTAGCTGCTCTTACGCCAGGCAGTGCCCTCCGGCATGGTGATCCTCTCGCGGACGGCCGTACTCATCGGCCAAGTCGGTCAGCAACACCCGGGATTCTTCCGCACTCAAGGCCACGCGCGACAGGTCCGCCAGAACGCTCCGGTACTCCGCGATCTGGGCGGGGCTCTCCAGGAAGATGTTGGCCACCCGCGTCTCCAGGTACGCCACCGGCCGCTCATCGGGATTGTCCAGCAAAACGAATGAGCCATCCAGAGCGGTGTGCGGCGGTGCTCCGAACGGAACTACCCGCACAGTCGCCCCGCTGAGCATGATGTGCATCATCTGGTCATGCATAATCGCGGTTGAGCCGACCGGCCGGCGCAATGCCGACTCCTCCACGAAGAAGATCGCTTTGACCCGGCTCAACAACCTTTGCCGGGCTATCCGCAGATCGGCCGCGTCGTCCAGCACGATCGAGCGCGCGTAGTCGATTGTCTGGAGCAGACCGGGGACCAGCGTTGCGTCGTAGCAACTGATTGCGATCGCCCGCGCCTCCTCGGCCTTGAGCGTGCGGGTGCGGGTCGCGGGATCGGCACCGCGCGGCTGCACCCAGGTGTCCTTGCTGGACTCGCGGCTGATGGCGACCAGGCGGGCGAACTCCTCGCCGCGCACCCCGCACAACGTCAGATATGCCGCGACGTCGGTGTCGCTGGTCCCGCGCTCGCCGTTCTCCAGCTTCGTGACCTTGCCCAGGCTCCACCGCAACTCGGCGGCCAGCCGACGGGCCTTCCACCCGGCCGCCAGCCGCTTGGCCTTCAACTCCTCGCCGAGCTGCCTGCTGCGCGCCGTCGAATCGCGTCGCAGGGGTGGTGGCGGCGGTATTTGTTCTTCCGGCATGGCCGGATCGTATTGGCCGTCGGTCCACCATTCACGCCGCGACTCGACAACATTAACCGAAAGCAGTATCGACGTAAATCCGGTGACCAACGGTATTCGTTGCGTTTGCGCAACCCGAGCGGGCCGTGGAGGTGTTCGGCGACCTGCGCGACGCGCACGGCGAGGCGATGGCGCGGCACGACCCGCGATCGCCGCCCGGCTGCGCGAGCTGCTCGACGGCCTGGACGGCTGACCCCGCCGGACTACCCGCCCGATACCCCGTCGCCCGACTCGCGAGCCACGTCCGGGGGCCCGGCGTACTCCGGCGGCGGTTCCAGGGGCACGGCGATGCGCGCCGTGACGTGCCCGTCCGCCACCTCCAGCACCGCACCGGCCCTGGTGAGGATGCGCACCGCGGCGACGTTGTCGGTGGTCGTGTGGGCCACGACGGTGAACACGTCGCGCCGCGGCGCCTCCTCGACCAGCGCCCGCAGCACCTCCAGGCCCAGCCCGGCGCCCCGGGCGGCACGGGCCAGCCACAGGCCGGCCTCGCCCCCGGCGGTCAGCCGGGCCATGCCGACCGTGCGGCCGTCCGCGACGACCTCGTAGGCGTCGCGCCGGAAACCCCGGTAGAACCCGCGGAACTCGTCGAGCCGGTCCGCCGACCAGCCGGGCGGCATCACGTCGGCGGGGTCGGCGTCGGCCACCGCCAGGGCCAGCAGCCGCTCCAGGCCCTCGTCGTCCACGGCGCGCAGCAGGATCACGTCGCCAGCTCCTTCTCCAGCGGGTTGCGGAAGCGGGGCACCACGCGCACCCCGCCCAGCCACGCGGTCAGGCGGGCGGCCTGCCGGGCGATCGCCGCGGTGGCGTCCGCGCCGACGTCGACCAGCGGCTCCCACACCACCTCGCCGTCCGCGCGCTGCGCCCACCCGCCGACCACGCGGCCGTCCCACCACACGGTCGGGCCGACGTTGCCGGTGGCGTCGAACAGCCGCGGCCGCAGTTCCGGGGCCAGGTACCAGTCGCGGTCCTGCCAGCCCATCGGCGTGGGGTCCAGGCCGGGCAGCAGCGCCGCCCACGGCTCCGGCGCCTCCACCGGGTCCTCGTCGCCGGGCAGCACGTAACCCGTGCCCCGCTCCAGCGCCACCTCGACCGCGCCCACCGCGGCCAGCGCGTCGCGGGTCTGGCGCACCGTCCACCCGGTCCACCACTTCAGGTCCGCCGCGGTGCCCGGCCCGAACGAGGCCAGCCACCGCCGGGCCAGCTCCGCCCGCGCCCGTGCCGGGTCCGTCTCCGGCCACGGCGCGCCCGCGGTCCAGCGGAACTGGCTGCTCAGCCACGTCCCGCGCGGCCGGGCGCGGCGGATGAGGCCCTCCGCGGCCATGGTGCGCAGCACGCGGCTGGAGACGTTCTGCCGCACCTCGTAGGGCTTTCCCCCACCTACCAGGACCTGCTCGGCCAGCGCGGGCACGTCCCGCACCAGCTCCGCCGCGGCCGCCTCGCCCCGCTCCCGCAGGGCCGCCAGGACCTCCTGCCCGACCTGCTTGAGGCGCGCCTCGTCCCAGCCCACGCCCTCGGCGAGGTGGGCCAGCAGCTTGACCCGCTCCCGCTCCGCCACCGCCCGGCCCGCCGCGGTGTGCACCACCGGCACGTCCCCGGCGGCCACCACGAACATCGTGCGGCGCATCGCCAGCAGCCGCTCCAGCGACCGCCGCCCG
This portion of the Saccharothrix syringae genome encodes:
- a CDS encoding TetR/AcrR family transcriptional regulator — protein: MAIFAGQGDARRSMRLLWRDPAPPGPGLSLEAVVAAAIELADRDGMAAVSMRAVGRRLGRTAMALYTYVADKAELVDLMYDQVLGELPADYPLDDGWRAALTAWARDGRAFYLRHPWVLQVSQARPVLGPHEFASLETLVRIVRGTGLAPDVLRGVVGALMQFVRGAAAVIADARSAAAATGVSDEEWWYSRSPLLEEVAPDFAERFPLATWVGAEDPPEVPGDECAPYLERDAVHNFDVGLRVLLDGIEAAVARGGE
- a CDS encoding putative protein N(5)-glutamine methyltransferase, which encodes MLQPQIVTRLRAAGCVFAEDEAALLLEAARTPAELEDMTARRVAGLPLEQVLGWAEFCGLRIAVEPGVFVPRQRTRHMVDLAVDRLRAGAVVLDMCCGTGAVAAAIAHRVPGIEVHAADVEPAAVRCARRNLPGGHVYQGDLYAPLPGELRGRVDVLVANAPYVPSDEIALMPPEARDHEPRVALDGGTDGVDVQRRVVAGAGEWLAPGGRLLIETGARQAATTAAAFAAAGLRVEVAAREELAATVVIGTRSGTPATPAG
- a CDS encoding DUF397 domain-containing protein; this encodes MPEGTAWRKSSYSGTSGAEGNCVEVAFAPRAVGVRDSKHTGPELAFSPRVWRAFLTASR
- a CDS encoding helix-turn-helix domain-containing protein; the encoded protein is MPEEQIPPPPPLRRDSTARSRQLGEELKAKRLAAGWKARRLAAELRWSLGKVTKLENGERGTSDTDVAAYLTLCGVRGEEFARLVAISRESSKDTWVQPRGADPATRTRTLKAEEARAIAISCYDATLVPGLLQTIDYARSIVLDDAADLRIARQRLLSRVKAIFFVEESALRRPVGSTAIMHDQMMHIMLSGATVRVVPFGAPPHTALDGSFVLLDNPDERPVAYLETRVANIFLESPAQIAEYRSVLADLSRVALSAEESRVLLTDLADEYGRPREDHHAGGHCLA
- a CDS encoding GNAT family N-acetyltransferase, producing MILLRAVDDEGLERLLALAVADADPADVMPPGWSADRLDEFRGFYRGFRRDAYEVVADGRTVGMARLTAGGEAGLWLARAARGAGLGLEVLRALVEEAPRRDVFTVVAHTTTDNVAAVRILTRAGAVLEVADGHVTARIAVPLEPPPEYAGPPDVARESGDGVSGG
- a CDS encoding winged helix DNA-binding domain-containing protein produces the protein MTLAVIDDARRRVRLGVRHLLARPADSTEAVVGALVALHATDPATVFLSAWARLADPSVAEVEDALYGRRSLERLLAMRRTMFVVAAGDVPVVHTAAGRAVAERERVKLLAHLAEGVGWDEARLKQVGQEVLAALRERGEAAAAELVRDVPALAEQVLVGGGKPYEVRQNVSSRVLRTMAAEGLIRRARPRGTWLSSQFRWTAGAPWPETDPARARAELARRWLASFGPGTAADLKWWTGWTVRQTRDALAAVGAVEVALERGTGYVLPGDEDPVEAPEPWAALLPGLDPTPMGWQDRDWYLAPELRPRLFDATGNVGPTVWWDGRVVGGWAQRADGEVVWEPLVDVGADATAAIARQAARLTAWLGGVRVVPRFRNPLEKELAT